From Laspinema palackyanum D2c, one genomic window encodes:
- a CDS encoding beta-ketoacyl-ACP synthase III — MKEIGVGIAITGSGSATPANVLDNQALCQMVETSDEWIESRTGIQSRRVASVTESLTELATQAAFNAIAMSGIQPIDLDLIVLATSTADDLFGSASKIQANLGASRAVAFDLTAACSGFLFGFVTAAQFIRTGVYKNVLVIGADVLSRWVDWGDRRTCILFGDGAGAVVMQANTTRDRLLGFELCSDGSQNDCLTLAFQPQEKALTPTLSVGQGTYQFIQMNGKEVYRFAVKRVPEVIEKALYRADIEVDRVDWLLLHQANQRILDAVAVRLNIPTHKVLGNLANYGNTSAASIPIALDEAVREGKIKPGDVIAAAGFGAGLTWGSAIFEWG, encoded by the coding sequence TTGAAAGAAATAGGGGTAGGCATTGCAATTACAGGAAGCGGTTCAGCGACTCCCGCGAACGTCCTAGACAATCAAGCGCTTTGTCAGATGGTGGAGACTTCCGATGAATGGATTGAGTCTCGCACGGGAATTCAGTCCCGACGGGTGGCTTCTGTGACAGAATCCCTCACGGAATTGGCGACTCAGGCGGCATTCAATGCGATCGCCATGTCGGGGATCCAACCCATAGACCTGGATTTGATTGTTCTGGCGACTTCCACGGCAGATGACCTGTTTGGGAGTGCTTCCAAAATTCAGGCCAATCTAGGTGCATCTCGGGCAGTTGCCTTTGACCTCACCGCTGCCTGTTCTGGGTTTCTGTTTGGTTTCGTCACCGCTGCCCAATTTATCCGCACGGGGGTCTACAAAAATGTCCTCGTTATTGGGGCAGATGTGCTTTCGCGCTGGGTGGATTGGGGCGATCGCCGTACCTGTATTCTCTTTGGCGATGGCGCGGGGGCTGTGGTCATGCAGGCCAATACCACTCGCGATCGCCTCCTCGGTTTTGAGTTGTGCAGTGATGGCAGTCAAAATGACTGTCTAACTCTGGCTTTCCAACCCCAGGAAAAAGCCCTCACTCCTACCCTGTCCGTCGGCCAAGGTACTTATCAGTTCATCCAAATGAACGGCAAAGAAGTCTACCGCTTCGCCGTCAAACGAGTGCCGGAAGTGATTGAAAAAGCTTTATATCGCGCCGATATCGAGGTCGATCGCGTGGACTGGCTGTTGCTCCATCAAGCCAATCAGCGCATTCTCGATGCCGTCGCCGTCCGACTCAACATTCCCACTCATAAAGTCCTGGGCAATCTCGCCAACTATGGCAACACCTCCGCCGCTTCTATCCCGATCGCCTTGGATGAAGCCGTCCGCGAAGGCAAAATTAAACCCGGTGATGTCATTGCCGCTGCCGGTTTTGGTGCAGGACTGACTTGGGGTTCTGCCATTTTTGAATGGGGCTAA
- the pruA gene encoding L-glutamate gamma-semialdehyde dehydrogenase, whose amino-acid sequence MVVQASKNTTYEAKTQEIAKQLLAATQEKRSFFAQLQDQMRWDDKILDWAMSNPGLRVQLFRFIDCLPALRSKPEIARHLQEYLTVEEVELPDALKKLIGFSGGDSVPGQIAATTVSTAVETLAQKYISGENIKQALKTIERLRKDKMAFTMDLLGEAVITEAEAQSYLERYLDLMTQLTDVAKKWSKVPQIDEADGETIPQVQVSVKLTAFYSQFDPIDAEGSEARVIDRIRSLLRHAQSVGAAVHFDMEQYHYKDLTLSILKRLLMEEEFRSRTDIGVTLQAYLRDSKQDLQGLIDWAKERGNPVTVRLVKGAYWDQETIKAIQKHWPQPVFNDKAATDVNFEEMTELLLENHEYLYGAIGSHNVRSQAHAIAIAQTLNIPRRRFEMQVLYGMGDKLAKALVQQGYRVRVYCPYGDLLPGMAYLIRRLLENTANSSFVRQSQEDRPIESLIGPPQPNGDETIAIHNKALPNAAPDRDYAKTKEREEAAAALASVRQQLGKIYLPLINGDRVNAPNTVNSVNPSNPDEVIGKIGLMSVEQADQAVAAAKSALTQWRTTPAGDRANLLRKAGDLMEKRRHELSAWMVLEVGKPLRECDAEISEGIDFCRYYADEMERLNSGVNYDVAGETNRYHYQPRGITVVISPWNFPFAIPVGMTVASLVAGNCTLLKPAEVSSVIAAKFAEILVEAGIPSGVFQYIPCKGSSVGSHLVKHPDVNTIVFTGSQEVGCQIYAEAAILQPGQKHLKKVIAEMGGKNAVIVDESADLDPAVAGVVQSAFGYSGQKCSACSRVIVLEPVYDSFVNRLVEATRSLNVGVAEEPSTQVGPVIDANARDRIQGYVAKGKAEAELVLEMAVPETGYFIGPTIFSNVKPDAAIAQEEIFGPVLSVIRAKDFDEALEIANGTNFALTGGLYSRTPSHIDRAYAEFEVGNLYINRGITGAIVARQPFGGFKLSGVGSKAGGPDYLLQFLEPRHVSENVQRQGFAPIEGVD is encoded by the coding sequence GTGGTAGTACAAGCGTCCAAAAACACAACCTACGAAGCCAAAACTCAAGAAATTGCCAAGCAACTCCTGGCAGCAACCCAGGAAAAGCGCTCATTTTTCGCCCAATTGCAAGACCAAATGCGTTGGGATGATAAAATACTCGATTGGGCGATGAGCAACCCCGGTTTACGGGTCCAGCTATTTCGCTTTATTGACTGTCTCCCCGCCTTACGAAGCAAACCCGAAATTGCCCGTCACTTACAAGAATATTTGACGGTGGAAGAAGTCGAACTCCCCGACGCCCTCAAAAAACTAATTGGGTTTAGTGGAGGAGACTCTGTTCCCGGTCAAATTGCTGCAACAACCGTATCCACTGCCGTAGAAACCCTGGCGCAAAAATATATTTCTGGGGAAAACATTAAGCAAGCCCTCAAAACCATTGAACGTCTGCGAAAAGACAAAATGGCCTTTACAATGGACTTGCTTGGGGAAGCAGTGATTACCGAAGCTGAGGCGCAATCTTATTTAGAACGCTACCTCGATTTGATGACTCAGCTAACCGATGTGGCTAAAAAATGGTCTAAGGTTCCTCAAATTGATGAAGCCGATGGGGAAACCATTCCCCAAGTGCAGGTTTCGGTCAAATTAACGGCATTTTATTCCCAATTTGACCCCATTGATGCTGAGGGCAGTGAAGCGCGAGTTATCGATCGCATTCGTAGCCTCCTGCGTCACGCCCAATCCGTCGGTGCAGCGGTCCATTTTGATATGGAACAGTATCATTATAAAGACCTCACCCTGTCAATTCTCAAGCGATTGCTGATGGAAGAAGAATTCCGCAGTCGCACAGATATCGGAGTCACCTTGCAAGCCTATTTGCGCGATAGTAAACAAGATTTGCAAGGATTGATTGACTGGGCTAAAGAACGGGGAAATCCGGTGACGGTGCGCTTGGTGAAAGGGGCGTATTGGGACCAAGAAACGATTAAAGCAATTCAAAAACATTGGCCGCAACCTGTTTTTAATGATAAAGCAGCAACCGATGTTAATTTTGAAGAAATGACAGAGTTGCTGTTAGAAAATCACGAATATTTGTATGGGGCGATCGGGTCTCATAATGTCCGATCTCAAGCCCATGCCATTGCAATTGCCCAAACCCTGAATATCCCTCGCCGTCGCTTTGAAATGCAGGTGCTTTACGGCATGGGAGATAAACTCGCCAAAGCCTTGGTGCAACAGGGATACCGGGTGCGCGTTTATTGTCCTTATGGAGATTTACTCCCGGGGATGGCGTATCTGATTCGCCGCTTGTTGGAAAATACCGCCAATAGTTCATTTGTGCGGCAAAGTCAGGAAGATCGCCCGATTGAAAGTTTAATTGGTCCCCCGCAACCGAACGGGGATGAGACGATCGCCATTCACAATAAAGCCTTACCCAATGCGGCACCCGATCGCGATTATGCCAAGACGAAAGAACGGGAAGAAGCAGCAGCGGCATTAGCTTCTGTTCGCCAACAATTGGGTAAAATTTATCTACCTTTAATTAATGGCGATCGCGTGAATGCGCCAAATACCGTGAACTCCGTTAATCCCTCCAATCCTGACGAAGTGATTGGCAAAATTGGGTTAATGTCTGTGGAACAGGCGGATCAGGCAGTCGCTGCTGCAAAATCCGCCTTAACTCAATGGCGCACCACCCCGGCAGGCGATCGGGCAAACTTGCTTCGCAAAGCCGGAGATTTAATGGAAAAACGCCGCCATGAATTATCCGCTTGGATGGTATTAGAAGTCGGCAAACCCTTACGGGAATGTGATGCAGAAATCTCCGAGGGAATTGATTTTTGTCGGTATTATGCCGATGAAATGGAACGACTCAATAGCGGGGTGAATTACGATGTCGCCGGAGAAACCAACCGCTATCATTATCAACCCCGAGGAATTACCGTTGTCATTTCTCCCTGGAATTTCCCCTTTGCCATTCCCGTTGGCATGACAGTTGCTTCCTTGGTTGCTGGAAATTGCACTTTATTAAAACCGGCGGAAGTGTCATCGGTAATTGCGGCTAAATTTGCAGAAATTTTAGTCGAAGCGGGAATTCCATCGGGAGTCTTTCAATATATTCCCTGTAAAGGTTCAAGCGTAGGTTCTCATTTGGTGAAACATCCCGATGTGAATACCATTGTGTTTACGGGTTCCCAAGAAGTCGGCTGTCAAATTTATGCGGAAGCGGCGATTTTGCAACCGGGACAAAAACACCTGAAAAAGGTGATTGCCGAAATGGGTGGCAAAAATGCGGTGATTGTCGATGAAAGTGCGGACCTCGATCCAGCAGTGGCGGGGGTAGTGCAATCAGCGTTTGGATATAGTGGACAAAAATGTTCTGCTTGTTCGCGGGTGATTGTGTTAGAACCCGTGTATGACAGCTTTGTGAATCGGTTAGTTGAAGCCACGCGATCGCTGAATGTTGGGGTAGCAGAGGAACCGAGTACCCAAGTGGGGCCCGTGATTGATGCCAATGCGCGCGATCGCATTCAAGGTTATGTTGCCAAAGGAAAAGCGGAGGCGGAATTAGTCCTAGAAATGGCAGTTCCTGAGACAGGTTATTTTATTGGACCCACGATTTTTAGCAATGTGAAACCCGATGCGGCGATCGCCCAAGAAGAGATTTTTGGTCCCGTCTTATCGGTGATTCGCGCTAAAGATTTCGATGAAGCGTTAGAGATTGCCAATGGGACAAATTTTGCCCTAACTGGCGGGTTATATTCCCGAACCCCTTCTCATATTGACCGCGCCTACGCCGAGTTTGAGGTGGGTAACCTCTATATTAACCGAGGCATTACCGGGGCGATCGTGGCGCGACAACCCTTTGGTGGGTTTAAACTGTCTGGAGTGGGTTCTAAAGCCGGAGGACCGGATTACCTGCTGCAATTTTTAGAACCCCGTCACGTCAGCGAAAACGTCCAACGCCAAGGATTTGCGCCGATTGAGGGCGTGGATTAA
- a CDS encoding divergent PAP2 family protein, which produces MQEIGNIIDNRVLLVATLACLIAQSAKLAIELARNRKFNFRVMVETGGMPSAHSALVTALATGIGQTAGWNSTEFALATIFAVIVMYDAAGVRQAAGKQARILNQIVDEFFSEDHDLNEARLKELLGHTPFQVIVGAILGVCIAYIAGQAY; this is translated from the coding sequence ATGCAGGAGATCGGCAATATCATCGACAACCGCGTGCTGCTGGTTGCAACCCTAGCCTGTTTGATCGCTCAATCAGCAAAGTTAGCGATCGAACTCGCGAGAAATCGTAAGTTTAATTTTCGCGTTATGGTGGAAACGGGCGGAATGCCCAGTGCTCATTCCGCTTTGGTTACCGCGTTAGCAACCGGCATCGGCCAAACCGCAGGCTGGAATAGTACGGAGTTTGCTCTGGCTACAATTTTTGCGGTGATCGTGATGTATGATGCCGCAGGAGTCCGGCAAGCGGCTGGAAAGCAAGCCCGGATTCTCAACCAAATTGTGGATGAGTTTTTTAGTGAAGACCACGATTTGAATGAAGCCCGTTTGAAGGAACTCCTCGGGCACACTCCGTTTCAGGTGATTGTCGGGGCGATTTTAGGGGTTTGTATTGCCTATATTGCAGGTCAGGCTTATTAA
- a CDS encoding D-alanyl-D-alanine carboxypeptidase, translating to MLDLLSSGLLSVWLDMTGLKLSRENAVELVLGPAIPGYVLAEIADPPTEQQVQQYLQGLVAKGLQTEGQGVWVQSSHQLLANHQGTVPLPAASITKVATSLAALLTWDIDHQFEILIGTTGKIVDGVLQGDLIVTGGDDPFFIWEEAIVLGNTLNQMGIRQVTGNLIITGNFSMNFYENPEVSAEMLREALDERLWTHEAAHAYWQMAPGTHKPNVAIAGQIAIASQPIPNQTLLIRHRSLPLRDLLQQMNIYSNNVMAQMLADALGGVNQVRKLSSEAAGVPLSEIQLINGSGLGQENQISPRAACGMFMAIQQLLQPQNLSLSDLFPVSGRDGGTMDYREIPGGAVVKTGTLWDVSALAGILPTQDKGWICFAILNRGNYLDGFRQEQDKLLTQFLQTWQTTLLPPSAVHNLFNGYSSQGHIDAVQRNEILFEYGG from the coding sequence ATGCTGGATTTACTCAGTTCCGGTTTGCTCTCGGTGTGGTTAGATATGACTGGGCTAAAACTCTCTCGGGAAAATGCCGTGGAGTTAGTCCTAGGACCCGCGATTCCCGGCTATGTTCTGGCGGAGATCGCTGATCCACCCACTGAACAACAGGTGCAGCAATACTTGCAGGGATTAGTCGCCAAGGGCCTCCAGACTGAAGGTCAAGGGGTCTGGGTGCAATCGAGTCATCAACTCCTAGCCAATCACCAGGGGACCGTTCCCCTCCCTGCCGCTTCAATTACGAAAGTCGCCACCTCTTTAGCTGCTTTATTAACTTGGGACATCGATCATCAATTTGAAATCCTGATTGGGACCACGGGTAAAATTGTCGATGGGGTCTTACAAGGGGATTTGATTGTCACGGGAGGAGATGACCCCTTTTTCATTTGGGAAGAGGCGATCGTCCTGGGGAATACCCTGAATCAAATGGGAATTCGCCAGGTGACGGGTAATTTAATTATTACGGGCAATTTCTCGATGAATTTTTACGAGAATCCCGAGGTGAGTGCCGAAATGTTGCGAGAGGCACTCGATGAGCGTCTGTGGACCCATGAGGCGGCCCATGCCTATTGGCAAATGGCACCGGGGACTCATAAGCCCAATGTCGCGATCGCCGGACAAATTGCGATCGCCTCCCAACCCATTCCCAACCAAACCCTCTTAATCCGCCATCGGTCCTTGCCCTTGCGTGATTTGTTGCAACAAATGAACATTTACAGCAACAACGTCATGGCTCAAATGTTAGCCGATGCCTTGGGCGGCGTCAACCAAGTTCGTAAACTTTCCTCAGAAGCAGCCGGAGTTCCCCTATCAGAAATTCAACTGATTAATGGGTCGGGTTTAGGACAAGAAAACCAAATTTCTCCCCGGGCCGCTTGTGGAATGTTTATGGCAATTCAACAACTTTTACAACCCCAAAACCTCTCCTTAAGTGACCTCTTTCCCGTTTCGGGTCGGGATGGTGGAACAATGGACTACCGAGAGATTCCCGGGGGTGCAGTCGTAAAAACTGGCACTTTATGGGATGTCAGTGCCCTTGCCGGAATCCTCCCCACCCAGGATAAAGGGTGGATTTGTTTTGCGATTCTCAACCGAGGCAATTATTTAGATGGATTTCGACAAGAACAGGATAAACTCTTAACCCAATTTTTGCAGACATGGCAGACGACACTACTTCCTCCGTCAGCGGTCCATAACCTGTTTAACGGGTATTCCAGTCAAGGTCATATCGATGCTGTGCAACGCAATGAAATCCTCTTTGAATATGGGGGATAA
- the dcm gene encoding DNA (cytosine-5-)-methyltransferase produces MKTIRFVDLFAGIGGMRLGFEKAAQKLSFKTHCVLSCEIKPDSGWVYQQNFGESPQGDVRTLENLPPHDVLLAGFPCQSFSAAGKKAGFGDTRGTLFFEIIRLMDTYQPQAFLFENVRGLLTNDGGNTIKTIHHELEVRGYSFDVLVLNSANFELPQNRLRVYLVGLFNAVPNYRLVSDPGPKDSHSYHPQPLSLGDPASKPVTVADILEDNPPKDYDCSPEFVRALEKRLDGDLNGLHGMRLIDYRGGNSIHSWELGLRGECSADEIELMNRFILKRRNSEFGKEQDGKLLSQEQIATFFDSPELEKILESLVGKNYLKIVQGKYKPVSGNFSFEVYKFLDPQKIAVTLVASDANRLGVYHQGRVRRITPREAARLQGFPDEFILHPKGDRAYYQLGNSVSINVVEAVAREVILNLK; encoded by the coding sequence ATGAAAACTATCCGCTTTGTGGATTTATTTGCGGGTATTGGTGGCATGAGGTTAGGCTTTGAGAAAGCCGCCCAAAAACTTTCTTTCAAAACTCACTGTGTTTTGAGTTGCGAAATTAAGCCAGATTCTGGTTGGGTTTATCAGCAGAATTTTGGCGAGTCTCCCCAAGGTGATGTCCGGACTCTTGAAAATCTGCCGCCTCATGATGTGTTATTAGCGGGGTTTCCCTGTCAGTCATTTTCCGCTGCGGGTAAAAAGGCCGGATTTGGAGATACGAGAGGAACCCTATTTTTTGAAATTATTCGGTTAATGGATACCTATCAGCCTCAAGCTTTTCTGTTTGAAAATGTGCGGGGTTTGTTAACTAATGATGGGGGGAATACCATTAAAACAATTCACCATGAGTTGGAAGTCAGAGGCTATAGTTTTGATGTATTAGTGCTGAATAGTGCTAATTTTGAACTCCCCCAAAATCGTTTGCGGGTTTATCTCGTCGGATTGTTCAATGCTGTTCCTAACTATCGGTTAGTTTCTGACCCCGGTCCGAAAGATTCTCATTCGTATCATCCCCAACCACTTTCTTTAGGTGATCCGGCGTCGAAACCTGTCACGGTGGCGGACATTTTAGAAGATAATCCCCCGAAAGACTATGATTGTTCCCCAGAATTTGTGAGGGCTTTGGAGAAGCGATTAGATGGAGATTTGAATGGATTGCATGGGATGCGATTAATTGACTATCGCGGGGGGAATTCGATTCATTCTTGGGAGTTGGGCTTGCGTGGGGAATGTAGTGCGGATGAAATTGAGTTGATGAATCGGTTTATCCTGAAGCGGCGCAATAGCGAATTTGGAAAAGAGCAAGATGGGAAGTTGCTGAGTCAGGAGCAAATTGCTACGTTTTTTGATTCTCCGGAGTTGGAAAAGATTTTAGAGTCTTTGGTGGGGAAGAATTATCTTAAAATTGTCCAAGGGAAATATAAGCCGGTTTCGGGTAATTTTTCTTTTGAGGTTTATAAGTTTTTAGATCCGCAAAAAATTGCGGTAACGTTAGTGGCAAGTGATGCTAATCGGTTGGGGGTGTATCATCAGGGGCGAGTGCGGAGAATTACTCCCCGGGAGGCGGCGCGGTTGCAGGGATTTCCCGATGAGTTTATCCTGCATCCGAAGGGCGATCGGGCTTATTATCAGTTGGGAAATTCGGTGAGTATTAATGTGGTGGAAGCGGTGGCGCGAGAGGTGATTTTAAATCTGAAATAG
- the plsX gene encoding phosphate acyltransferase PlsX, translating into MGSSRARIAIDAMGGDNAPAAIVTGALQAASELDVDVLLVGDPEKIDSCIKEHQKDANFPNLNQVEIIPAEEVVEMHEEPLSALKRKRNASIRVAMELVKKNQAQAIVSAGHSGAAMAAALLHLGRLPGIDRPAIGAIFPTIVPNKSVLILDVGANVDCRPKFLEQFAVMGTIYSQYVLGVDEPKVGLLNIGEEPSKGNDQAVRTHQMLVDNPLVPFFGNAEGRDILSGNFDVIVCDGFAGNVVLKFAEGLGEIVLNILKEELTQGIMGKMGVTLLKPSLKRFKQRVDHVERGGGLLLGVAGICIITHGSSQGPTVYNAIRLAKDAIDHNVLDRMQSQFELQKQLTAVPEPTAES; encoded by the coding sequence ATGGGATCTTCACGGGCACGGATCGCTATAGATGCTATGGGCGGGGATAATGCCCCTGCAGCAATCGTTACGGGTGCGCTTCAAGCCGCCTCGGAGTTGGACGTAGATGTTCTTTTGGTCGGCGATCCTGAAAAGATCGACTCCTGCATCAAAGAACATCAAAAAGACGCCAATTTCCCTAATCTGAATCAGGTGGAAATTATTCCGGCTGAGGAAGTAGTGGAAATGCACGAGGAGCCTTTAAGCGCTTTAAAACGGAAGCGCAACGCTTCCATTCGAGTGGCTATGGAATTGGTCAAAAAGAACCAAGCTCAAGCCATTGTTTCAGCAGGGCACTCCGGTGCGGCAATGGCAGCAGCCCTCTTACATTTGGGGCGGCTGCCTGGAATTGACCGGCCAGCTATTGGTGCCATTTTTCCGACTATTGTTCCCAATAAATCCGTTCTGATTTTGGATGTGGGGGCGAATGTGGACTGTCGTCCCAAGTTCCTAGAACAGTTTGCGGTGATGGGAACGATTTACAGCCAATACGTTTTGGGGGTAGATGAACCCAAGGTGGGGCTGCTCAATATCGGGGAAGAACCCTCGAAGGGCAATGATCAGGCCGTTCGCACCCATCAGATGTTGGTTGACAATCCATTGGTTCCCTTTTTTGGGAATGCGGAGGGTCGCGACATTCTGTCGGGTAACTTTGATGTGATCGTCTGTGATGGCTTCGCTGGCAATGTCGTCTTGAAGTTCGCTGAAGGGCTTGGGGAAATTGTTCTGAATATTCTCAAAGAAGAATTGACCCAGGGAATCATGGGGAAAATGGGGGTTACCCTGTTAAAACCGAGTCTGAAACGGTTTAAGCAACGGGTCGATCACGTTGAACGGGGAGGCGGCTTATTATTGGGAGTAGCCGGAATTTGCATTATTACTCATGGCAGTTCCCAAGGCCCCACAGTTTATAATGCGATTCGCTTGGCAAAAGATGCGATCGATCACAATGTGCTCGATCGAATGCAGTCCCAGTTTGAATTACAAAAACAACTCACGGCAGTACCCGAACCGACGGCTGAAAGTTGA
- the folD gene encoding bifunctional methylenetetrahydrofolate dehydrogenase/methenyltetrahydrofolate cyclohydrolase FolD — protein sequence MSKTAVIIDGKAVAEKIQGQLRSQVEALAQKASRPPGLAVLMVGDNPASAAYVRNKERSCGKVGIASYGRHFPTETTQEELMQAIAELNEDDRVDGILVQLPLPKHLDAVAAINHIHPDKDVDGLHPVNLGRLMRGEPGLCSCTPAGVMALLREYGIDPKGKQATIVGRSILVGKPIALMLLAADATVTMAHSRSPDLGAITRHADILVVAVGRPELITADMVKPGAIVIDVGINRVTDYEGKSRLTGDVNYDSAKDVAGFITPVPGGVGPMTVTLLLQNTVESYIRRLGLE from the coding sequence ATGTCCAAAACAGCCGTTATTATAGACGGGAAAGCCGTCGCTGAAAAGATTCAAGGCCAACTGCGATCGCAGGTGGAAGCGTTAGCCCAGAAAGCCAGTCGCCCTCCGGGGTTGGCGGTTTTGATGGTGGGGGATAATCCCGCCTCTGCTGCTTATGTTCGCAACAAGGAACGGTCCTGTGGCAAAGTAGGGATCGCTTCATACGGACGGCATTTCCCTACGGAAACGACTCAAGAAGAATTGATGCAGGCGATCGCTGAACTCAACGAGGACGATCGCGTTGATGGAATTTTGGTGCAACTGCCGTTACCAAAACATCTCGATGCTGTTGCTGCCATTAATCACATCCATCCCGATAAAGATGTGGATGGTTTGCACCCGGTGAATTTGGGACGGTTGATGCGCGGGGAACCGGGATTATGTAGTTGCACTCCTGCCGGGGTGATGGCCCTACTCAGAGAGTATGGCATTGATCCCAAAGGCAAACAGGCGACGATTGTCGGGCGCAGTATTCTGGTGGGTAAACCGATCGCCTTAATGTTGTTGGCAGCGGATGCAACTGTCACAATGGCGCATTCGCGATCGCCGGATTTAGGCGCAATTACCCGCCATGCAGATATCCTAGTGGTAGCCGTCGGACGTCCTGAACTGATCACCGCTGATATGGTCAAACCCGGGGCGATCGTCATCGATGTTGGCATCAACCGAGTCACCGATTATGAAGGAAAATCAAGGCTAACCGGGGATGTCAACTATGACTCCGCCAAAGATGTGGCTGGATTTATCACCCCAGTTCCCGGGGGGGTTGGACCCATGACCGTGACTCTGCTGTTACAGAATACCGTGGAAAGTTATATCCGGCGCTTAGGATTAGAGTAA
- the crtE gene encoding geranylgeranyl diphosphate synthase CrtE: MVLTNDTDSARKQSEFDLSTYLGERQALVEAALDQSLPIKAPETIYEAMRYSLLAGGKRLRPILCLASCELVGGTVDMAMPTACALEMVHTMSLIHDDLPAMDNDDYRRGKLTNHKVYGEDIAILAGDGLLVYAFEVVATQTQNVPAPRVLKAIAQLAHAFGADGVVGGQVVDLQCEGKTDTSVETLHFIHTHKTGALLEACVVCGAILGGASDEDVQRLSRYAQNIGLAFQIIDDILDITKTQEELGKTAGKDLQAQKATYPSIWGLEESTRQAQALIEQAKAELASFGNKALPLLTLADFITNRSN, translated from the coding sequence ATGGTTTTAACCAATGATACGGATTCCGCAAGGAAACAATCCGAATTTGATTTATCAACGTATTTAGGGGAACGGCAGGCTTTGGTAGAAGCTGCACTGGACCAATCTCTGCCGATCAAGGCCCCGGAAACAATTTATGAGGCGATGCGCTATTCCCTGTTGGCGGGTGGCAAGCGTCTGCGTCCGATTTTGTGTTTAGCCAGTTGTGAACTGGTTGGGGGTACGGTGGATATGGCGATGCCAACCGCTTGTGCCTTGGAGATGGTGCATACCATGTCCTTAATCCATGATGACCTTCCGGCGATGGATAATGATGATTACCGTCGGGGTAAACTGACGAATCACAAGGTCTACGGAGAAGATATCGCGATTTTGGCCGGGGATGGGTTGTTGGTGTATGCCTTTGAAGTGGTGGCAACCCAAACTCAGAATGTTCCGGCACCTCGGGTTTTAAAGGCGATCGCCCAATTAGCTCATGCTTTTGGGGCCGATGGCGTCGTTGGGGGTCAAGTCGTAGACTTGCAATGCGAAGGCAAAACTGATACCTCTGTAGAAACCCTCCATTTTATCCACACCCATAAAACCGGGGCTTTACTCGAAGCCTGTGTGGTTTGTGGGGCGATTTTAGGAGGCGCGTCTGATGAAGATGTGCAACGACTCTCCCGGTATGCCCAAAATATTGGATTAGCCTTTCAGATCATTGATGATATTCTCGATATTACCAAGACTCAGGAAGAGTTGGGCAAAACCGCAGGAAAAGACTTGCAGGCGCAAAAGGCGACTTATCCCAGTATTTGGGGGTTAGAAGAATCGACTCGGCAGGCTCAAGCATTAATTGAGCAGGCTAAGGCAGAATTGGCGAGTTTTGGTAATAAAGCTCTCCCCCTCCTGACCCTCGCGGACTTTATCACCAACCGCAGTAATTAA